A stretch of the Nakamurella alba genome encodes the following:
- the lspA gene encoding signal peptidase II — protein sequence MTDTGGPAPDSTDSDVPAPAQPPRRIGILAALALLVVVLDQIVKVIVVANLEPGVPHRALGGLVYFTLIRNPGAAFGLADSMTWLLSLIVIAVIVWIIRIAGRLRSTIWAVSLGLILGGAVGNLIDRIFRAPGFLRGHVVDYISLFETAGQHFAIFNLADMGITFGGVILVLAALLGVEVDGRRTKDVERERAEQKSAEQKKDEQADG from the coding sequence GTGACCGACACCGGCGGACCTGCGCCCGACAGCACCGACAGCGACGTGCCGGCCCCGGCGCAACCCCCGCGGCGGATCGGGATCCTGGCCGCGCTGGCGCTGCTGGTCGTCGTGCTGGACCAGATCGTCAAGGTCATCGTGGTCGCGAACCTGGAGCCGGGGGTGCCGCACCGGGCACTCGGCGGGCTGGTCTACTTCACGCTGATCCGTAACCCCGGCGCCGCGTTCGGGCTCGCCGACAGCATGACCTGGCTGCTCTCGCTGATCGTCATCGCGGTGATCGTCTGGATCATCCGGATCGCCGGGCGGCTGCGGTCGACGATCTGGGCCGTCAGCCTCGGCCTGATCCTCGGCGGCGCGGTCGGCAACCTGATCGACCGGATCTTCCGCGCGCCCGGATTCCTCCGCGGGCACGTGGTCGACTACATCTCGCTGTTCGAGACGGCCGGCCAGCACTTCGCGATCTTCAACCTGGCCGACATGGGCATCACCTTCGGCGGGGTGATCCTGGTGCTCGCCGCGCTGCTCGGGGTCGAGGTCGACGGGCGGCGCACCAAGGACGTGGAACGGGAGCGCGCGGAGCAGAAGAGTGCGGAGCAGAAGAAGGACGAGCAGGCGGATGGCTGA
- a CDS encoding pentapeptide repeat-containing protein — protein MHSAPQDCSGRRLLGATLFGATLLGAILFGATLFGAMLFGAILFGTILFGTILFCAMLFGMQQHRRSVHGCDASSCAHRRVRLCGRQRWDALHVDRRVGSARDSQWTAESEGRCEEGGVGT, from the coding sequence ATGCACTCCGCTCCGCAGGACTGTTCGGGGCGACGGCTGCTCGGCGCGACGCTGTTCGGCGCGACGCTGCTCGGCGCGATCCTGTTCGGCGCGACGCTGTTCGGCGCGATGCTGTTCGGCGCGATCCTGTTCGGCACGATCCTGTTCGGCACGATCCTGTTCTGCGCGATGCTGTTCGGCATGCAGCAGCATCGCCGCTCGGTCCACGGGTGTGATGCTTCATCCTGTGCGCACCGCCGCGTCCGGCTCTGCGGTCGACAGCGCTGGGACGCACTGCATGTCGACCGAAGAGTTGGCAGCGCGAGGGACTCTCAGTGGACGGCCGAGAGCGAAGGTCGTTGCGAGGAGGGCGGTGTCGGCACCTGA
- a CDS encoding potassium/proton antiporter has protein sequence MEFDVVERAFGLSSAVLLLALLAIRFSRKLGMPSLLLYLGIGLLLGNRGLGLDFGTTEAHTILTENLGLAALVFILAEGGLTTRWSNVRPALGLGIALATVSVIVSIVVAGAGVYFLLGDALNLDWRTSLLWGAVLSSTDAAAVFSVLRGVGVKPRLAAALELESGLNDAPVVIAVLLLAGTTTITWTDPLLVVYELIAGGAIGLALGFGGAWWLRRGALPAAGLYPLAALALIGGAYAAGQYAHASGFLATYVAALVLGNSQLPHRASTLSFAEGFGWIAQIGLFVLLGLYVDPAGLPEALVPGILIGLLVLLVARPLSIIAAATPFGLKFKEQAFLSWSGLRGAVPIVLALIPLMIRNNEQSRDFLNIIVVIVVIYTLLQGTSLPWVARKLGVIQTGQATEIEMEAAPLEHMKALVLQVTVPAGSRMHGVYLSELRLPAGAVISLLLRGDTPIPVAPTVRLQAGDQLLIVTPERLRSATEKRLRAVTRGGALANWFGERGEPGSGPAH, from the coding sequence ATGGAGTTCGACGTCGTCGAACGGGCCTTCGGTCTGTCCTCCGCGGTGCTGCTGCTCGCCCTGCTGGCGATCCGCTTCTCCCGCAAGCTCGGCATGCCCTCGCTGCTGCTCTACCTGGGCATCGGCCTGCTGCTCGGCAACCGCGGACTCGGCCTGGACTTCGGCACCACCGAGGCGCACACCATCCTCACCGAGAACCTCGGCCTCGCCGCCCTGGTCTTCATCCTGGCCGAGGGCGGGCTGACCACCCGCTGGTCCAACGTGCGCCCCGCTTTGGGGCTCGGCATCGCGCTGGCCACGGTGTCGGTGATCGTCTCCATCGTGGTGGCCGGGGCCGGCGTCTACTTCCTGCTCGGCGACGCCCTGAACCTCGACTGGAGGACGAGCCTGCTGTGGGGAGCGGTGCTGTCCTCGACGGACGCCGCCGCGGTGTTCTCGGTGCTGCGCGGGGTCGGGGTGAAGCCGCGGCTCGCCGCTGCCCTCGAGTTGGAGTCCGGGCTCAACGACGCCCCCGTGGTCATCGCCGTGCTGCTGCTCGCCGGAACCACCACCATCACCTGGACCGACCCGCTGCTGGTCGTCTACGAGCTGATCGCCGGCGGCGCCATCGGCCTCGCCCTCGGCTTCGGCGGTGCCTGGTGGTTGCGCCGCGGCGCGCTGCCGGCCGCCGGTCTCTACCCGCTCGCCGCCCTCGCACTGATCGGCGGGGCGTACGCCGCCGGCCAGTACGCGCACGCCTCCGGCTTCCTGGCCACCTATGTCGCCGCCCTGGTGCTCGGCAACTCGCAGCTGCCGCACCGCGCCTCGACGCTGTCCTTCGCCGAGGGTTTCGGCTGGATCGCCCAGATCGGCCTCTTCGTGCTGCTCGGTCTGTACGTCGACCCGGCCGGGCTGCCCGAGGCGCTGGTGCCGGGCATCCTGATCGGGCTGCTGGTGCTGCTGGTCGCCCGGCCGCTGTCGATCATCGCCGCCGCCACACCGTTCGGCCTGAAATTCAAGGAACAGGCGTTCCTGTCCTGGTCCGGGCTGCGTGGGGCGGTGCCCATCGTGCTGGCGCTGATCCCGCTGATGATCCGCAACAACGAGCAGTCCCGGGACTTCCTCAACATCATCGTGGTCATCGTGGTGATCTACACGCTGCTGCAGGGCACCTCGCTGCCCTGGGTCGCGCGCAAACTCGGGGTGATCCAGACCGGCCAGGCCACCGAGATCGAGATGGAAGCGGCCCCGCTCGAGCACATGAAGGCGCTGGTCCTGCAGGTCACGGTGCCGGCCGGGTCGAGGATGCACGGCGTCTACCTGTCCGAGCTGCGGCTGCCGGCAGGTGCGGTCATCTCGCTGCTGCTGCGGGGCGACACCCCGATCCCGGTGGCGCCCACCGTCCGGCTGCAGGCGGGGGACCAGCTGCTGATCGTCACCCCGGAGCGGCTGCGGTCCGCGACCGAGAAACGCCTGCGTGCGGTGACCCGTGGCGGCGCGTTGGCGAACTGGTTCGGCGAGCGCGGCGAACCCGGATCCGGCCCGGCGCACTGA
- the metF gene encoding methylenetetrahydrofolate reductase [NAD(P)H] produces MPPRSDEEEASLWLAVRRLEPLQPAFVSVTYGAGGSRRDRTIRITERIATETTLLPVAHLTAVGHSVAELRHVIGSYASVGVRNILALRGDPPGEDVTAEWVKHPEGVEYAEELVALIKRLGPFSVGVAAYPDMHPRSPDPQSDIEFFAAKVRAGADYAITQMLFSAQDWVGLRDRAASVDVDIPLLPGIMPVTSYQRLMRICELSGQKVPDDLAARLLEVKGDAAAGRAIGMEHAIDMARKLLDEGAPGLHFYTFNRSKATVEVLEALGWAPTPART; encoded by the coding sequence ATGCCCCCGCGGAGCGACGAGGAAGAGGCCTCGCTCTGGCTTGCCGTTCGCCGGCTGGAACCGCTGCAGCCCGCGTTCGTCTCGGTGACCTACGGTGCCGGCGGCTCCCGCCGCGACCGCACCATCCGGATCACCGAGCGCATCGCGACCGAGACCACCCTGCTGCCGGTCGCGCACCTCACGGCCGTCGGACACTCCGTCGCCGAGCTGCGTCACGTCATCGGCTCGTACGCCTCCGTCGGCGTCCGCAACATCCTGGCCCTGCGCGGCGACCCGCCGGGGGAGGACGTCACCGCCGAGTGGGTCAAGCACCCGGAGGGCGTGGAGTACGCCGAGGAACTGGTCGCGCTGATCAAGCGGCTCGGCCCGTTCTCCGTCGGCGTCGCCGCCTACCCGGACATGCACCCCCGCTCGCCGGACCCACAGTCCGACATCGAGTTCTTCGCCGCGAAGGTGCGGGCAGGTGCCGACTACGCCATCACACAGATGCTGTTCTCCGCGCAGGACTGGGTCGGTCTGCGTGACCGGGCCGCATCCGTCGATGTGGACATCCCGCTGCTGCCCGGGATCATGCCGGTCACCTCGTACCAGCGGCTGATGCGGATCTGCGAGCTGTCCGGGCAGAAGGTGCCGGACGACCTGGCCGCCCGCCTGCTCGAGGTCAAGGGTGACGCCGCCGCCGGTCGGGCGATCGGCATGGAGCACGCGATCGACATGGCCCGGAAGCTGCTCGACGAAGGCGCACCGGGGCTGCACTTCTACACGTTCAACCGGTCGAAGGCGACGGTCGAGGTCCTCGAGGCGCTCGGCTGGGCGCCCACCCCCGCCCGCACCTGA